The following proteins are co-located in the Sphingomonas donggukensis genome:
- the rimP gene encoding ribosome maturation protein RimP: MADIAAITALIEPEATALGLDLVRVKMFGGTSDPTLQVMAERPDTRQLTIDDCADLSRRISDVFDALEEAGKDPIAHAYRLEVSSPGIDRPLTRIKDFADWQGHEARVTLTEKVDGRKQLNGILAGVAGDQVTVDVRKHEAMTVPFALISDAKLVITDALIAATAPLSSAGADKIIEVEG, translated from the coding sequence TTGGCCGACATCGCCGCGATCACTGCGCTCATCGAACCCGAAGCGACCGCGCTCGGGCTCGACCTCGTGCGCGTGAAGATGTTCGGCGGGACGTCCGACCCGACGCTGCAGGTGATGGCCGAGCGGCCCGACACCCGCCAGCTGACGATCGACGATTGCGCCGACCTGTCGCGCCGTATCTCCGACGTGTTCGACGCGCTGGAGGAGGCGGGCAAGGACCCGATCGCGCATGCGTATCGTCTGGAAGTGTCGTCGCCCGGCATCGACCGCCCGCTGACCCGCATCAAGGACTTTGCCGACTGGCAGGGGCATGAAGCGCGGGTGACGCTCACCGAGAAGGTCGATGGCCGCAAGCAGCTGAATGGCATTCTGGCCGGCGTCGCGGGCGATCAGGTGACCGTCGACGTGCGCAAGCACGAGGCGATGACCGTTCCGTTCGCGCTGATTTCCGATGCGAAGCTCGTCATCACCGACGCGCTGATCGCCGCAACCGCACCACTTTCGTCGGCAGGTGCCGACAAGATCATCGAAGTAGAGGGATAA
- the nusA gene encoding transcription termination factor NusA: MASAPANSGGITANRAELIAIAESVAKEKLIDKAIVIEAMEDAIQRAAKNRYGSENDIRAKLDPNTGDLRLWRVVEVVEGVDDYFKQIDVASAQKLQKGAVVGDYIVDPLPPIEFGRIQAQASKQIIFQKVRDAERERQFEEFKDRQGEIIIGVAKRVEFGHIVVDLGRAEGVIRRDQQIPRELVRVGDRVRSIILNVRRENRGPQIFLSRAHPDFMKKLFAQEVPEIYDGIIEIKAAARDPGSRAKIGVISHDSSIDPVGACVGMKGSRVQAVVQEMQGEKIDIIPWSPDTATFVVNALQPANVARVVIDEEDDRIEVVVPDDMLSLAIGRRGQNVRLASQLTGKAIDILTEADASEKRQKEFVERSEMFQNELDVDETLAQLLVAEGFGELEEVAYVDLEEIAGIEGFDEELGQELQSRAAEALERREVANRELRQSLGVDDALAGMPYMTEAMLVTLGKAGIKTLDDLADLATDELVQKKRAEPRRRAENAPPQRAEDKGGVLAEYGLSEEQGNEIIMAARAHWFEDEPAGDADTAVTDGEDAHAESPQ, encoded by the coding sequence ATGGCCTCCGCACCTGCCAATTCGGGCGGCATCACCGCCAACCGCGCCGAACTTATCGCGATCGCCGAATCGGTCGCGAAGGAAAAGCTGATCGACAAGGCCATCGTCATCGAGGCGATGGAGGACGCCATCCAGCGCGCCGCCAAGAACCGCTACGGCAGCGAGAACGACATCCGCGCGAAGCTCGATCCCAACACCGGCGACCTGCGCCTGTGGCGCGTGGTCGAGGTGGTCGAGGGCGTCGATGACTATTTCAAGCAGATCGACGTCGCGAGCGCGCAGAAGCTGCAAAAGGGCGCGGTCGTCGGCGATTATATCGTCGATCCGCTGCCCCCGATCGAATTCGGGCGCATCCAGGCGCAGGCATCGAAGCAGATCATCTTCCAGAAGGTCCGCGATGCCGAGCGCGAGCGCCAGTTCGAGGAATTCAAGGACCGCCAGGGCGAGATCATCATCGGCGTCGCCAAGCGTGTCGAGTTCGGTCACATCGTCGTCGATCTGGGCCGTGCGGAAGGCGTCATCCGCCGCGACCAGCAGATCCCGCGCGAGCTGGTCCGCGTCGGCGACCGCGTGCGTTCGATCATCCTGAACGTGCGCCGCGAGAACCGCGGACCACAGATCTTCCTCAGCCGTGCGCACCCCGACTTCATGAAGAAGCTGTTCGCGCAGGAAGTGCCCGAAATCTACGACGGCATCATCGAGATCAAGGCCGCGGCCCGCGATCCGGGCAGCCGCGCCAAGATCGGCGTCATCAGCCACGACAGCTCGATTGATCCGGTCGGCGCCTGCGTCGGCATGAAGGGCAGCCGTGTCCAGGCCGTCGTTCAGGAGATGCAGGGCGAGAAGATCGACATCATCCCGTGGTCGCCCGACACCGCGACCTTCGTCGTCAACGCGCTGCAGCCCGCCAACGTCGCCCGCGTCGTCATCGACGAGGAGGACGACCGGATCGAGGTGGTGGTGCCCGACGATATGCTGAGCCTGGCGATCGGTCGCCGCGGCCAGAACGTCCGCCTGGCCAGCCAGCTGACCGGCAAGGCGATCGACATTCTGACCGAGGCCGATGCGTCCGAGAAGCGCCAGAAGGAATTCGTCGAGCGGTCCGAGATGTTCCAGAACGAGCTGGACGTCGACGAGACGCTGGCGCAGCTGCTGGTCGCCGAGGGCTTCGGCGAGCTGGAGGAGGTCGCGTATGTCGATCTCGAGGAAATCGCCGGGATCGAGGGCTTTGACGAGGAACTGGGGCAGGAGCTGCAGAGCCGTGCCGCCGAGGCGCTCGAGCGGCGCGAGGTCGCCAACCGCGAACTGCGCCAGTCGCTGGGTGTCGACGATGCGCTGGCCGGCATGCCGTACATGACCGAGGCGATGCTGGTGACGCTGGGCAAGGCGGGCATCAAGACGCTCGACGATCTCGCCGATCTCGCCACCGACGAGCTGGTGCAGAAGAAGCGCGCCGAACCGCGCCGCCGCGCCGAGAACGCGCCGCCGCAGCGTGCGGAGGACAAGGGCGGCGTGCTCGCCGAATATGGCCTGAGCGAAGAGCAGGGCAATGAGATCATCATGGCCGCGCGCGCTCACTGGTTCGAGGACGAGCCGGCGGGGGATGCCGACACCGCCGTGACCGACGGGGAGGACGCGCATGCGGAATCCCCACAATGA
- a CDS encoding DUF448 domain-containing protein: MRNPHNDTPELTPAPVDGPERTCILSRESGSRDGLVRLAISPDGHVLPDVRAKAPGRGAWIGVTRAELEAAQAKGKLKGVLARAFKGAALTIPDDLGEQIEVQLRRNALDRLGLEAKAGKLVIGGERIDTAARKGQLHLLLHASDARADGMGKLAQAWRVGSDREGSDLKGLVLPVTRTTLSLALGRENVVHAGLTDASAARRVSEALTRWLHFIGPDRACEPCADAAQGPSAPATLADPASGPAQTGI, encoded by the coding sequence ATGCGGAATCCCCACAATGATACGCCTGAGCTGACGCCAGCGCCTGTCGATGGTCCGGAGCGGACCTGCATCCTGTCGCGCGAATCGGGGTCGCGCGACGGGCTGGTCCGGCTTGCGATCTCGCCGGACGGCCATGTCCTGCCCGACGTGCGCGCCAAGGCGCCGGGGCGCGGCGCGTGGATCGGCGTGACCCGCGCCGAGCTGGAGGCAGCGCAGGCCAAGGGCAAGCTGAAGGGCGTGCTGGCGCGCGCGTTCAAGGGCGCGGCGCTGACGATTCCCGACGACCTGGGCGAGCAGATCGAGGTGCAGTTGCGCCGCAACGCGCTCGACCGGCTGGGGCTGGAGGCCAAGGCGGGCAAGCTGGTCATCGGTGGCGAACGCATCGATACCGCGGCGCGCAAGGGGCAGCTGCACCTGCTGCTGCATGCCAGCGACGCCCGCGCCGACGGCATGGGCAAGCTGGCGCAGGCGTGGCGCGTGGGGTCGGACCGAGAGGGTTCAGACCTCAAGGGCTTGGTTTTGCCGGTGACGCGCACCACATTGTCCTTGGCGTTGGGCCGCGAAAATGTGGTACACGCCGGCCTGACGGACGCATCGGCGGCCAGGCGGGTGAGCGAAGCACTCACGCGCTGGCTGCATTTTATCGGACCCGATCGTGCCTGTGAACCTTGCGCCGACGCAGCGCAGGGGCCATCGGCACCCGCAACTTTGGCCGACCCGGCATCCGGGCCGGCACAGACAGGAATTTGA